In the genome of Mesotoga sp. UBA6090, the window CTGCAGGCACACTGGTTACGGAAGGGCGCTCGATGATTCGGTAAGAGAGATATACGGGATCGACGGAATAAGGGGTTCAACCATAGAGGAGCTCGGAGAGAAATTTAGGGAAGCAAACAGACCGGGGCACATGAGAGAGATCCTGAAGGGTCTATGTAACATAGAACTTGCGATAATAGATCCCTAGACCGGTCGATTCGAATGCGACAGGAGCCTTTTCAGGAGGGTCTGGCAGCCACAAAACTACATTATTCCTATGCCACCGGAATTCGATATAATAGGATGGCTGGAGGAGACCTACGCCACAGAAATAAGATCGCTCAACGACTGGCTCCAAGTCTTCGAAAGGGAGTTAGACGAGAATCTTTCGAACGGCATCGTTGGTCTGAAGAGCGTTCTGGCCTACCAAAGGCCGATTAGATTTGAAGAAGTGGATTTCGACGATGCCGAAGCAGCGTTTCGTAAGGCCCTTGAAGAAAGGAACAGAAGACGTCCCTGTCGAAACAAAGGCCTCTTGATTCCCGAAACAGTGCAGGATTACGTGAGGCATCACACACTTTCCGCGGCAAATGAACGTGGTCTTTTCATTCAGTTTCACACCGGGCTCCTTGAAGGTAATCGTGGAATACTAAGCAATTCTAATCCCGAACTACTAGAAAATCTCTTTTCAAAATATTCGCGAGTGAAATTCGACCTCTTTCACATTGGATATCCTTACTGGGGAGTCACTGCGGCTCTTGCCAAAACCTATCCAAACGTCTTCATTGACATGTGCTGGTCTCACATCATATCGCCGGTTTCTGCGCGGAACGCTTTGAGCGACTTTCTAGATGCTGTGCCTTACAACAAGATAATGGGCTTTGGTAGAGATTATGCAATCGTTGATGCGATCTACGGCCATCTAAAGATCGCGAGAGAAAACATTGCCCTAGTCCTCGAGGGGAAGATCAGAGATCGAACTCTTACTGTTTCACAAGCGATAACAATCGCCGAACGACTTCTCCATGACAATCCGAAAGAAGTCCTTTTGAACAATCTATGATCTGTGAAGCAGTCTCAGAAAAGACGGTTTTGGAGAACAAGAAGGTGGAGATCACTTGACACATGAGGAGAGGTACAACTTGGCTCTGGAGATTTCCAGAAAGATTTCGAGAGAGATTGATGAAAATCTAATTTGCAGGCTGTATGGTTCTACCTCAAGAGGGACCGATACTCACTGGTCGGATCTAGAAATGCTTATGATAACCAGAGAAGAGGTTCCCAAGAAAACCTTTCTCGATGGCTTTGTCCCAGTCACTATAAATTCGATAACCGAAAACAGACTTTGCAGAATACTCGAGGAACCGGGAGTTGAATGGCCATTCTATGCTGGACTGGTAAAGAACCTTGTCGTACTGGAGGGTGATGGATCGAAGCCGGAGCAGTATTATGATCTCGCTTGCCGTGTTCCTGAAGAGAAGTTCAGGAGGGCTTTGAAGGAGAATCTCTCGGAGCTCGTATTCGAGTCTTGCGGGAGAATCTTCTCCTGTATTTCAAGGAAGAGATACGAGGATATTTACTGCGCAATGATAGAGACCCTGCTAGAAATGAAAACCGCTCTTTGCCTTCTGAATTGTACGCACGTGAATTATGACTACTTCGAAGGGTTGCAGGAGAGTTTCATGTTCAAGAAGTTGCCAGAACGCTATCCCGTTTTGGCAAACAGATTGTGGAAGAGCAGGAGTCCGTTCCCCATTGTAAATGACTCCAGAGAGCTTTTAAAAAACTATCTCTCTCTTTTGAGAGAAGAACGACTTCTCTAAACGTGACAGAGATCTACCTGCGAACTTGACGTTTGATTGTATGAAAACCCCTACGGTTTAAGGCACGTAACCGGTATCTGTGACCCATAAACTGATGTTGTCGAACATGATATACGAGTAGTTGTCATTGCTGGTGGACATTCTTACCCAATTTGTTTCAGAGGGAACCGGTGTGAAAGAAATGGTCTTGTCTAGATCTTCTAAAGATATAATCAGGTTGTGAAAGTCTGAAGCAAAATTGACGCAGAGGTGAGCAGATGACATCACGTGAAAGAATCCTTGGCACTCTGGGCCACACCGAACCTGACCGCGTTCCCATCGATCTGGGAGGGATGAGGTCGACCGGCATTCATGTCAAGGCTTACAGAAGACTTGCAGATTATCTTGGTTACTGTGATCTTCCAGTAAAGGTTTTCGATGTTCATCAGATGCTTGCCTTTGTCGATGAGGAGATCAGAAGAGAAGTCCATTCCGATGCGATAGAACTCAAGAGATTGAACGGAGGCTTTGGAACTAGAATCGATTCCTGGATCAGGCGAGACATCTTCGAAGATGGGTCGAGATACCTCTTTCCGGATGGATTCGACCCCAGAGTGAAAGAGGACGGTTCGCTCGTAATCGAGAGGGACGGTATCGAAGTTGCGACAATGCCCCGAGGTGGCCACTACTTCGACAGGAGTTACTTTCCCCTGGCCCATGCCGAGAGCGAAGAGGAGATCTCGGCGCTTGTTCTGCCAAAATTGACTGGCGAGGAAATTGAGTTCCTGAAAGTTCAGCTAACGGGAATACGCAAATCAACAGACTGCGCCGTAATCGGGGCCTTCGGGGGAAACTTCCTCGAGGCGGGCCATTCAATGTTCGGGTACCAGGAGTTCATGGAGAGATTGATAACCGACCTCCCTCTCATGGAGTATTTCCTTGACCGACTTCTCGAAAGTTATCAGATAGATCTAGAAAGATATCTCGCCGCCGTCGGAGATGAGATAGATATCATCCAAATTGGCGACGATTACGGTACTCAGGGAAACACGGCCATATCTCCAAGAGTCTTCAGATCTATTTTTAAACCCAGGTTGAAAGCTGTGTGTGACTTCATACACTCAAGAAAGCCGGAGTTATTTATCTTCCTGCATTCTTGTGGGTCCATCTATCCATTCATTCCGGATTTTATCGATGCCGGTATCCAGATACTGAATCCCGTTCAGACAAACGCTAGAAACATGGAGCCTGAAAAGCTGAAGCGGGAATTCGGGAAGGACATAGTCTTCTGGGGAGGCGGCTGTGAAACTCAACACACACTTCCTTTTGGAAGCCTCAAAGAAGTCGAAGATGATGTCAAGAAGAGAATAGATATTTTCGCGCCTGGTGGAGGCTTTGTCTTTGCGCCTATTCACAATATTCAGAGCGAAATACCTCCTGAGAAAATCAAAATGCTCTTTGACTGCGCATACGAATACGGTTCTAGTAATGCCCAATGAACAGACGGCTTTTCTTGTCGACTCTGGATGGCCTATTCCGACCGATAGTCCCTTCCCGTCCTCACGAATGCAGCGATGTTCTCTGGAGGGGTTTCCAGTGGTATATCGCAACCGGAACTCAAAATGAAGTTGGGTACGTTCTTCATTTTCTCTAGAAGGTTTGCAGTTTCTCTTTCAACTTCTTCTTCGTTTGACTGCAGAAAGACCTTAACCGGATCTATATTACCGATAAGGAAGACATCTTCGGGAACTCTAGCCGCTGCTGCCTTCAGGTCCACCATGCTGTCGAGGCTCAGTCCATAGGCGCCGCTGGCGCCCATAGGTTCCACTATGTGTTCTGTGTCTCCACAGATGTGATAAATCAAGGGTTTTGAAAGATCGGATCTGAGCCTTTCAAAATGAGGAAGCGCGAAACGTCTGAACTGTCTCTTAGACAAAAGCACCGCCGTCGGTTCGAGAACGGCTATCATGTCCGTGCCGTGGTCGATTAGCGCTCTCGAGTATTCATGTACAACCCTTGCGCAGAAGTCTATTACACTCCCTGCAAAATCCGGCTCTTCTATCAGTTTCATACAGAGGTCTGTAACCCCAACTAGTTCTCCTGCAAGGCTAAGTGGACCGATAACATAGCTGCCCCTCTTTCCCGGCAGTTCTCTTGCCATTTTATCAGCAACTTCTGTGAAGACCGGCATTCTCCCGGATACTCCCCTCCAGGAGTTCTCAAGAGAGTACAGCTCGTCCTGCCCCTTTATGGGATGTTCCTTAACGTAGGGATTGTCATCCTCAGGGAAACCGATCTCCAGTCCAAGCGCCTCGGCTTCGACGGTCAGGTCCATCATGAAGAAGATCCCGTCGGGCTGAAATTCCTCCATAAGTTTGGCCAAAGAATTAAACTGGATTTCCGCATTCGTGAGATTCTCTTTAAGCTTTGTTCCCGTCAGTCTTGCGCCCGGCGCGCCGAGCAAAGGTATGATTGATCTATTGAAAGCCATTCCTTATCCCTCCCTCAAGGCAAGATTGTCAACGAAGATCTCGTTGAAATCCTTTCTACCAGATAGTTCAACATAATATATCTTGTTACTAAGATTTTCCGCTCTCTCTCGAATCCCGCTATCCAGAAGTGCCAGAACTGCCCCGAGACCGGCCGCATTACCGACGGGTGAAACTCTTTCGACTGGCACTTTGGGAAGCATGCCTATTCGCAGAGCATTCTCGGGGTCGATGTAGTTTCCGAAGGCTCCGGCAAGCAAAATCCTGTCGATGTCTCGTGTCTCGATGCCGGCCCGGTCCATCAAGACGGATATTCCCGCTCGAATAGCTGCCTTTGCAAGCTGCACTTCACGAATATCTCTCTTGTTTATCCGCACTCTACCCTCTGGGCTGCCCAGCTCGAAGTATTCTCTTTTGATTCGTCCCGATTCGCCCAGAATACCCGCATCTATCATTACAGCAATCGCGTCTATCAATCCCGAACCACAGATGCCAGAAGCATTCGAACCATTCACTGTACTGAACCCGATACCTTCTCCACTGAACCACACATGATCTACCGCTCCAGGCCTGGCAATAGTTCCTTGGCTTATATTGCCTCCTTCGAATGCCGGACCTGCCGCAGTAGAGCAGGCGAAGATTTTGTCGCCCCTTTTGAGGGCCATCTCCCCGTTGGTTCCGATGTCTACAAGGAGAACGTTGCCGGAATCTTCGACAAATCCCGACGAGAGAATACCGGCCGTGATGTCCGAGCCCACATAGGCTGAGATTCCGGGCATTATGTAGATTTTCGAATTTGGAATGGACTCTTCTAGATCCAGTTCCTGCGCCTCGAATACCTTCCCTCCTGTGAATGCCGGTATGAAGGGTGAGGAGGCGATTCTCTCGGGGTTTATTCCGAGAAGGATATGGATCATCGTCGTGTTTCCCACTATCGAAGTATCGTAGATCCTTTCCCTAGATACTGCGCTTTCTTTGCAAAGATCGTCGATCAGCTTATTTAGTGTTGTCAAAACTGTCGTTCTTAGTTCATCGATTCCCTTATCTCTCTTTATTGTGTAATCGATCCTGGAAATAACGTCTTGACCATATGCAGACTGGAGATTGGGAGCAGATCGAACCGCAACGATCTCTCCCGACTTTAGATCTACCAGGTAAACCGCGAGAGTTGTCGTGCCTACGTCAATCGCTACGCCGAAGATGCTACTTTCATCCAAGAAAGGTAGTATGTCGATTACTTCGCTTCCGTACATGACCGCCCGGCCTCTGTAGTCTATCTCTCTTATGATATGGGGAAGCCTTCTCAGAAGATTCAATCTGTCAATTCGTGGTCTTTCGGTAACGAGAGCACTCATCAGCCTTGAATAGTCTGAAGTCTGGTCATAAATATCCGGCCTCGAAAGAGAAAACTCTTCGAGTCTAACCTGTGGAGATATCTCCCGTACCAAGACCTTCGGAAGAGGCGGTTTGGAAACTGCAGAATTCACTGCCAGGTTCTCCGTTTTGACTCTGATATTGGCCATGACTTTGAACTGGCAGCTCAGCCTGTATCCTGCCGCAATCTCTTCTCGTGTCAGAAGTCTTGTCTCGGTAAGGGTGAGCGGAAAGGCCTCGCTTCCTTCAGTCACAAGGGTCTTGCACTTCCCGCAGTTTCCCTTCCCACCACATATAGCATTTACTGGCTGGGATTCTCTCCTCAGAAGGTCTAGCAAAAGTTCGCCTCCCTTTGCTGTCGCCGTTTCTTGCGAAGGCAGGAATGTGACCTTATGCACTGCTTCTTTCATTACTTATCCTCTCTCCTCATCGGTATCATCGATTCTATCTGCCTGTCCGTTCACTCGAGAACTACACTTCAGCAGGCTCTTTCTTGGCAGCGGTCTTTCCAAACAACGGTGCCCTAAGAAATGATTTGTTCTGCTCTTACTACCTCTCATCACAAACCCCTAACCTTTTCGGTGAGAGTGGCCTGCTTATGCAGACTGGGCTATTCTATTCAAGGGAGTCCCTCAGCTTCCGATCAAATGGTGCGCTTCTGTAATGACAGTTGACCCTTCTGCAGACCATACAGCTCCTGTAATCCTTCTCGGATTGAAAGGCAATTCCCGAAATCGACTTGGTCGGAATCATGAGAAAAGATTCCTTCAGTTCGACCCCAATCTCTTCCTTCACATTACCAATCAAGGAAAACAATTCCTTCTGCTGCTGCAAAGGCCAGATCTCTGCATCTCCCGAACCCGGAGACATCCAGACGAGTCTCTCAACCAAATTTCTTCTGGAAGCCTCTTTCCTGAAAAACTCCACCGCCTCATGAAGAACGTACTCTTTGACACTATCCCAAAGGAACGCTTCCAGGAAATCTCTACGATCTAGCGGGTACTCTTCAAGCTCTCTGCCTGAAGTTACAACGAAGGGTAAGACCCTACCCACAGATTCGAGTTTTCGAGATAACAACGCGCTCTTAAAGACCACGCCTCCTACCGAGATAGAATCTTCGACAGAACCGTCAA includes:
- a CDS encoding uroporphyrinogen decarboxylase family protein; this translates as MAFNRSIIPLLGAPGARLTGTKLKENLTNAEIQFNSLAKLMEEFQPDGIFFMMDLTVEAEALGLEIGFPEDDNPYVKEHPIKGQDELYSLENSWRGVSGRMPVFTEVADKMARELPGKRGSYVIGPLSLAGELVGVTDLCMKLIEEPDFAGSVIDFCARVVHEYSRALIDHGTDMIAVLEPTAVLLSKRQFRRFALPHFERLRSDLSKPLIYHICGDTEHIVEPMGASGAYGLSLDSMVDLKAAAARVPEDVFLIGNIDPVKVFLQSNEEEVERETANLLEKMKNVPNFILSSGCDIPLETPPENIAAFVRTGRDYRSE
- a CDS encoding uroporphyrinogen decarboxylase family protein; its protein translation is MTSRERILGTLGHTEPDRVPIDLGGMRSTGIHVKAYRRLADYLGYCDLPVKVFDVHQMLAFVDEEIRREVHSDAIELKRLNGGFGTRIDSWIRRDIFEDGSRYLFPDGFDPRVKEDGSLVIERDGIEVATMPRGGHYFDRSYFPLAHAESEEEISALVLPKLTGEEIEFLKVQLTGIRKSTDCAVIGAFGGNFLEAGHSMFGYQEFMERLITDLPLMEYFLDRLLESYQIDLERYLAAVGDEIDIIQIGDDYGTQGNTAISPRVFRSIFKPRLKAVCDFIHSRKPELFIFLHSCGSIYPFIPDFIDAGIQILNPVQTNARNMEPEKLKREFGKDIVFWGGGCETQHTLPFGSLKEVEDDVKKRIDIFAPGGGFVFAPIHNIQSEIPPEKIKMLFDCAYEYGSSNAQ
- a CDS encoding vitamin B12 dependent-methionine synthase activation domain-containing protein; its protein translation is MIDRDEDITVLREIPFSVDSESLQRLLRIRPGSQEAYNLDKMADFAREFGKPKAIYRTVFIDGSVEDSISVGGVVFKSALLSRKLESVGRVLPFVVTSGRELEEYPLDRRDFLEAFLWDSVKEYVLHEAVEFFRKEASRRNLVERLVWMSPGSGDAEIWPLQQQKELFSLIGNVKEEIGVELKESFLMIPTKSISGIAFQSEKDYRSCMVCRRVNCHYRSAPFDRKLRDSLE
- a CDS encoding amidohydrolase family protein, which codes for MPPEFDIIGWLEETYATEIRSLNDWLQVFERELDENLSNGIVGLKSVLAYQRPIRFEEVDFDDAEAAFRKALEERNRRRPCRNKGLLIPETVQDYVRHHTLSAANERGLFIQFHTGLLEGNRGILSNSNPELLENLFSKYSRVKFDLFHIGYPYWGVTAALAKTYPNVFIDMCWSHIISPVSARNALSDFLDAVPYNKIMGFGRDYAIVDAIYGHLKIARENIALVLEGKIRDRTLTVSQAITIAERLLHDNPKEVLLNNL
- a CDS encoding ASKHA domain-containing protein, encoding MKEAVHKVTFLPSQETATAKGGELLLDLLRRESQPVNAICGGKGNCGKCKTLVTEGSEAFPLTLTETRLLTREEIAAGYRLSCQFKVMANIRVKTENLAVNSAVSKPPLPKVLVREISPQVRLEEFSLSRPDIYDQTSDYSRLMSALVTERPRIDRLNLLRRLPHIIREIDYRGRAVMYGSEVIDILPFLDESSIFGVAIDVGTTTLAVYLVDLKSGEIVAVRSAPNLQSAYGQDVISRIDYTIKRDKGIDELRTTVLTTLNKLIDDLCKESAVSRERIYDTSIVGNTTMIHILLGINPERIASSPFIPAFTGGKVFEAQELDLEESIPNSKIYIMPGISAYVGSDITAGILSSGFVEDSGNVLLVDIGTNGEMALKRGDKIFACSTAAGPAFEGGNISQGTIARPGAVDHVWFSGEGIGFSTVNGSNASGICGSGLIDAIAVMIDAGILGESGRIKREYFELGSPEGRVRINKRDIREVQLAKAAIRAGISVLMDRAGIETRDIDRILLAGAFGNYIDPENALRIGMLPKVPVERVSPVGNAAGLGAVLALLDSGIRERAENLSNKIYYVELSGRKDFNEIFVDNLALREG